The window ACAGCCGATCGAAGGTATGGATCAAATGAACGGCACCATCGTTTATTTTGCCATCTGTGCTGTGGATGAAAATGGACTGATGTCTGAAATGTCCAACATAGCTCAGGTAGCAATAATAGAGCCGCTGGTCCCTGCTGGACCAGAGCTTAAGGTTCTCCTGTCTCAAGACAACGGCGAGGACAGCGATTCCGACAGCGACAGCAACGAGGGTGGACTGGGCAGTGTGTCGGTCGTGGGCATAGCGGTGACCACTACTATCCTCAGTGTGTGTCTGGTTTTAGGCCTGATCAGGCTGTTCATGCACAAGAGAGAGCAGGGCGACTACACACTGAGAGACGGGCCGGAGGTAGAGAGAGTACCAATGGCCAGTAATGTGTAAAGGAGCAGACTCCAAGCTCTCTGAGAGCACTTTTATGTTGGGTACTGAAAAAACACTGGTACTTTTGATAGCCAGTGAGGGAAAAGGGTATTGGTTTGTTTATTGGGCAGAGCTTTCCAAATCTACTATTGCTTAGGATAAATGTTAAAGGAATACAGAATAAACAATGGAAGCAGGGAAAGTCATTGTCAATGTATTATTCTGCTTATGGAGAAGTTTTCAGTATAGGATCTGTTCTATATTAACTTCTTGCTCGTGgcaattctttatttaaaaatcctGAATTCATAAGACCATACTGGTGAAACTAATTAAATCAGATCTCTGCCTGTGGCTCCTATATATCTCATGCAGcgaattatttttaaagggcCTGTTGCTATAAGAGTGGGTCATGTGTACAATAATTGTGTAGAAGAGCTGACACTACtgattttttctgttaaaatgaaTCTGTTCACACATACTGTTAAAATGTGCAGTGCATATCACTTACAATAAACAGACATACACTTCACACCATCATCTAGTGATGGGGAAAAATCTACACAGAAAACAGTAACttcatctaaaaaaaatattatttcactaCTTTTACAAAGATCACGGCAAACTGTTTTTTAATGGGAGAGAGGAGTTCAGGTGAAGCTTGCTTTGAACACCATGGGTTAATATCTTTTAAGGCAGCGGGACACACATAGTTCTATAACATGCACTTGGGTTTTGTTGGGAGTAATAATGCACTCATTGTATTGTAATGTATCTCAATAaagaattatttgtttttttaatatacatctgttaaatctttgaaaatgtgttatttatttttgaaggaGTACTTGAAATAGTAGTTTtagatgtattttaaaagattcagATATAcgatataaaaacaaaaaccatgGAGTTTTCACAAGGAAAatcagttacatactgtaaaataacaTTACCAGCTTTTAATCTGTCCCTCTATTATTTAGTTGATGAAAAATGTGCAAACGGCTCCATCTACTGACCTGACTTATTTATCCCACTCATTTGTTGAGCAAGGAGCTAGCAGCATCAGTCTGCAGGCTGCACAGGGAACAGCAGAGGCTAATTCCACCTTGTTTAAAAAGTACAAGCGAGTTCTTGTTTGCTTCAGTACAGCTGCTGAAGCAGCTGTTAAAACTCCTTAAACAGCCATGAGTAATTTAGCAGGTTTGCTGTCATACTTATTGTTGCTAGATGAATAATGTATTGAAGGAGAGTAAGAGTTGTATTTAAAACCCTGTAATAACCCATATAAACAgcggaacaagtaataggtttattccatgctgaaaaaaagaagaaagaaaacaacgtttcggccgtggagccttcttcaggtgtaagcaCCTCAATCTGAGATTCAGGTTTAAGTGATGCAAAGGACCTCCATCTTTTCCATGTGCACAAAGCTAGGGTCCCGATAGACATTGTGTGGTATTTCCTGATGCTGATGAGCTGGTGCACAGATCTGTAACATCTATAATCGGTCGCGACTACACAAAAGCCAAGGTAAAGCATTAGTCTACTGATATAACCTACTGAATGGTCACTCTTGAGCTTGCCAGCATGGACTCCAGCTAATCCACAACCCACGGCCAGAAAACTGGGCAGGAAACGGATGGGTGAATGGTATGTACTGACCAtaagaacaggtaaaggttttttccctgctgaaaagaagagaTTTTTTCAGCTCcgtggctgaaatgttgtgtcccttctcttttcagcagggaataaacctttacctgttcctttggaGCCCACGCATGGTGATACAGCTCCTTACTTGAACTAACCATAGTTTACAGGCCAAGAAAAACTTGCCCATCATTAGGACAGGcattatctattttttttaaataaccaaaacaacatttaactTAAGCAGTCTTTGAAATcgatcaaatcaaatcaaaacctTTTCTTTATTAAGCTGATATGAATGTCAGGAATTTCACAATGCTTAGAAAACTAATCCAAAATGTTTCTAGGCTACCCTGTGGAGTTCTGCATCCGTTCTTGAGTTTGATTCGCAAATGTATCGATCAATTGATTGAAATAAGATAATAAACCTGGACGTTTTCAGGAAATGTGCATCCTACACACTTCCTCTAGTTAATAACAAGCGAACAAGGGTGCTTGAAATCGGTGCCTTCGTGGCACAGGATGAGGACAAAGCCATTTCTGCTGTCGCTGTAGTATTAATTCCCTCACTCGTGGAAACACTTCAGAGTCCGTCAGTCAGACAGAAAGACGGTTCCTCCTCTTCCTTTGCGTCCAGGGAGCAAAGTACAGTATCGGAGGCCAGACGCTCCTTGTACTGTGAGAGGGAAGGTCTGATCTCAGCAGGCGGACTGAAGGAGAGGAGTGTCTCTACCCATTTCACCGCCGTTTCCACTCGGCTGAATGGAGATGGTCTAAAGCGCCGTCAGCATCATGGACTTCAACGTAAAAAGACTGGCGGCAGACGCCGGCACTTTTCTGAGCCGAGCGGTGCAGGTAAAGCGCACATGTGTCACGGCTGGAACGTGGCAGCTGAAATTAATAGAGAAGTTTCTTGATGTACTGTCTCTGTTTCCGGACCCTGTGCCGCGCCTCTGTCCCCGGTGTGGCGCCGCGGGAAAGCCCGGTGCTCCGCCGGGCCTGCTGGGACCCTCGGAGCGCAGTCACAGGGCCTTTGGGCGTTGGTTTAACGGGTTTATTTTAACAATTGgttatgttttatatattttttttagcgGTCGAGGTTTGAAAACTTGTCATGTGACCAATTTTTGAGTCGGAAAAAATCCTCTTTCTAAATCTTGAGTTCGGGATCGAAAGCCGATGAAGTCGGCTGTGCTGAGAGACAGCGGCTAGAAAACACCCCGGCTGTCCCCGGGGTCAGAGGAGTCAGGCGCCCCTGATTTTTCACTGTTTACTGCAAATATGTTAATGACGGGGAAAGGAAACTGAATATAGCATTGCGAAACTAAAACCCATAAATTCACACCACTGCCTCTGTCctcttcatttactgtacacaaTGTGCACTGTAACGGTGTAACACATTGCTTACCTACTGTAGGTTCGGTTCTCATGTATACAGTGTTAGTACAGTGACATTTAGAGGTTTATTTTCAGTGGGCTTCGAAAACTGTTGCGCTAGTTTTGAGGTTAGCTGTAAAGGAGGGGTTTTTCAACTACTGCAAGTGAGACAGATGTGTGGAAAAAAAGGATGTGATTTAAGTTATctgagaaaaatatatattaacatAGCAGACAAACATGAACATATTGTTATAAACTTTATTAACATAAAGTAACTTCCACAAAATTTCATTGCAGGGTTGTTTTAAAGGATGGGTAATCCAGAATATGTAGGGGGAAACTGGTTAGAAACCAAAGATTTCTAACCAGTAGTTTATATGTATTGGAGTTTTGAACGCTTTGTTCAGTTTCTGCATTCAAAGGGAAAGTGTATGTCTGTGAGCCGGTAACAGCAGTGATGATGTGATTTTTCCTGCAATTCCCGGTGTAGTTTACGGAGGAGAAGCTGGGCCAGGCCGAGAAGACGGAATTGGATGCTCATCTGGAGAATCTTCTGACCCGAGCAGAATGCACAAAACACTGGACAGAGAAGATCATGAAACAGACtgaggttctgctgcagccaaACCCTAGTAAGATGTTTTGCTTTGTATTAAGTCAACTTAATCAGCAAAACTTTTAGAGCTCCCTTCCAAACCTTCAGGACTGTGGCTCTCCATTCACGGGAAGGATGGTCATCACTCCAGACTGGCTCCCAAATCAGGGGTTGCAAGAAGGGTTTAAGAAGCCCGTGCAACATGGCAGCTCTGACCGCTGATGCAGTTTGGAGGCTAGTCACGGTATTATTCAGACACCCTGCGGTAACACACTGCCTACATAGAGCTTTCTGGACAGAATATTGAGTTTGAACAATTCACTGCAAAACCAATGGAGAAAATCCCTGACTCTCTCATGATCTCAGGGAAATGCGTAGCCTGAAAGATACAACTTTAAAAGAGGTTATAGTTGTCCTCCCCCGCCAAAGCAGCCGTTCATCCTTCTCAGCCCAGTTGTGCTCTCCCCTGTCAGGACAGAGAGCCCAGAATACCAGAGGCAGGTGACAGAGCAATTTCAGTTCTCCTGCCACACGGCTGAGCTAACTTTGCCATAAGTGTAACACCTAGGCTTTAAGACACTAAGTACACTTGCTTCTAAATCAGGGGTTGCACAGATGAAGACCACTATATTTCTTGTCCATGTCTTCACCCCTCTGTTTACACAGAGTGTGACGCTACAGCGTTACATCAGAACGTTAGGAAGAACACGGGCGACGAAGGCAAGGCAATCAGAAATCAGCCAGCACTGATGTTGCCACACTGAACAAAATGCAGAAATAGTCCAGTACGCAGTTGCACACAATGCCCTTTCATATCGATCAAATGCATTTCAAGGTCTGTCGAGACAAAATTATGAGAAAACGAATGACTCAGGATAAGGTTGGTGTTGAGGTTCAtttaaagactttgaaaagACCAGTTTGGTAAATAATTGATTAGTCTAAGTCACTGGTCGTGTGCTTTGCAGGGGTTAATAATGAAGGGTGAAAAAAGACGTGTTTTACTGCTGGGGTGACCTTTTTGTAGTCAATACTAATACGGGACACATGACACTCACACAGTATGTCTTTAAATCGTCTTGCCCTTTGTATTCTGAATAACCTGCTACTTCTTGACTCAGATTATGAGTTATTGACCTAGAACAGTTGTAAAAATAACGTTAGATTTCATCAGATGCTATTTTCGATTGTAATTCGCCCATcctgtttttgtctgtgtgctaCAGTCTTAGCACTAGACatgataatattttttcttcagtgaCATCATTGCTCTTCCGTGGGCTTCACTGGGATGTGGCTGGAGAATGGTGTTCCTGGGGGAGGTGGGAATATGAATTCTCGGGAGCAGTTTGAGCTGTGTGTCTGAGTCACACCGGCTTGGGAGCACTCAGTTACAGTATCTCTAGTGGGTCTGTGTGTTAGAGCCTCAGAGTGTGTCACTTGTTGCATGCTGCATTAAACTGTTTCATCTTCAAGCAGATAATAAGATTATTCACAGGAAACACCCATGACTGGAAAAGAAACTAATGGAGTTGATGCTTTTTTTTCAAAGTTGGGTACTGCAGAACTCATTGTCagacttaaaggggaactgcaatgctattttt is drawn from Lepisosteus oculatus isolate fLepOcu1 chromosome 9, fLepOcu1.hap2, whole genome shotgun sequence and contains these coding sequences:
- the LOC102690418 gene encoding calcium-activated chloride channel regulator 4-like gives rise to the protein MNPPKPAVRPDIMVTVEAFSRTKPGQTFSITKQPPENSDVLPPCRINDLMAVFENQKVRLSWTAPGDDLDKGTAAEYKIKMGENVFDLRDRFESAFQVNPTHVTPSPAGTREELEQPIEGMDQMNGTIVYFAICAVDENGLMSEMSNIAQVAIIEPLVPAGPELKVLLSQDNGEDSDSDSDSNEGGLGSVSVVGIAVTTTILSVCLVLGLIRLFMHKREQGDYTLRDGPEVERVPMASNV